Proteins from one Shewanella pealeana ATCC 700345 genomic window:
- a CDS encoding PACE efflux transporter has translation MSIIERVFHSVLFEVLAVTFSIIGLSIFTDFDVKSLSGMMIVVATIAMIWNFIFNWGFDRVITGDKEKRPLKVRVVHVSLFEVGLLFFTVPVMAYILNIGIVEALIMDLGVTVFITIYAFTYNFIYDHTRAFIIRSRAVAC, from the coding sequence ATGAGTATTATAGAGCGAGTATTTCACTCTGTATTGTTTGAAGTACTAGCGGTGACATTTTCGATTATTGGATTATCGATTTTTACCGATTTCGATGTCAAATCACTATCTGGAATGATGATAGTTGTTGCGACCATAGCAATGATCTGGAACTTTATATTCAACTGGGGGTTTGATCGTGTTATCACTGGCGATAAAGAGAAGCGCCCGTTAAAAGTTCGAGTTGTACACGTCAGCTTATTTGAAGTGGGCTTACTATTTTTCACCGTGCCTGTGATGGCTTACATACTCAATATAGGCATAGTAGAAGCGCTAATTATGGATCTCGGCGTGACTGTGTTTATCACTATTTATGCCTTTACCTATAACTTTATCTACGATCACACCCGGGCTTTTATCATCCGCAGCCGCGCTGTCGCCTGTTGA
- a CDS encoding DUF2956 domain-containing protein yields the protein MAATNAKKTTNKQVGTKPSSAKKVISDETKTEALQVAKSMQKPGQTKEQTKLIAQGIEKGIAEYKKLQKGKARERDKARKQESRAKAREANIADQDHSNIEDRAASPYLPWGLLTISWIGFIAYIVFTK from the coding sequence ATGGCAGCAACAAACGCTAAAAAAACCACCAATAAGCAAGTTGGCACTAAACCTTCGTCGGCAAAGAAGGTTATTTCTGACGAAACCAAAACAGAAGCACTGCAAGTCGCTAAATCAATGCAGAAACCGGGACAAACCAAAGAGCAAACTAAGCTCATTGCCCAAGGTATCGAAAAAGGCATTGCCGAATACAAAAAATTGCAAAAAGGAAAAGCTAGAGAGCGAGATAAGGCGCGTAAGCAAGAAAGTCGAGCCAAAGCTCGTGAAGCTAACATTGCCGATCAGGACCATAGCAATATAGAAGACCGCGCCGCTAGCCCTTATCTACCTTGGGGGTTACTAACAATTAGCTGGATTGGCTTCATCGCTTATATTGTTTTTACCAAGTAA
- a CDS encoding TetR/AcrR family transcriptional regulator, with the protein MTVKHKKRGRPTSETGLLSQELIVVQAKALMLKEGKIPSIRNLASALSVDAMAIYYYFKNKEALLEAITISLVSDIYQPKTGGCWQEALTELSLSYLNLLKQYSGLLETLLSMQSSGPAEIFVNRFKEILEPLALTDNEQENILHLLVDYLHGFALAYRCNNTEQTLDEQAINGPLSIIFRSLQV; encoded by the coding sequence ATGACTGTCAAGCATAAGAAGCGCGGCAGGCCAACGAGTGAAACAGGTCTATTAAGTCAAGAATTGATTGTCGTGCAAGCAAAGGCTCTGATGTTAAAAGAGGGAAAGATCCCCAGTATCCGTAATCTAGCGAGCGCACTCTCTGTCGATGCGATGGCGATTTACTATTACTTTAAAAATAAAGAAGCCCTACTTGAAGCGATTACTATCTCTTTAGTGAGTGACATTTATCAGCCCAAAACAGGGGGCTGTTGGCAGGAAGCTTTGACTGAGCTAAGCCTTAGTTACTTAAACTTACTTAAGCAATACTCAGGATTATTGGAAACCTTGTTATCGATGCAGTCGAGTGGCCCCGCTGAGATCTTCGTTAACCGCTTTAAGGAGATATTAGAACCGTTAGCGTTAACTGATAACGAGCAAGAGAATATTCTACATTTATTGGTGGATTACCTGCATGGTTTTGCGCTCGCTTACCGCTGTAATAACACTGAGCAAACACTAGATGAGCAGGCTATCAATGGGCCTCTTTCGATTATATTTCGATCGCTGCAGGTGTAG
- a CDS encoding periplasmic nitrate reductase, NapE protein encodes MTEQCPPKEQVSSKKDELKALGFIIFILFPALAATFVSVYGLIIWISLTFSGVASH; translated from the coding sequence ATGACTGAGCAATGTCCCCCAAAAGAACAGGTTAGCAGCAAAAAAGATGAACTAAAGGCACTGGGCTTTATCATCTTTATTCTATTTCCAGCATTAGCCGCGACGTTTGTAAGCGTATACGGTTTGATTATCTGGATTTCTCTTACATTTAGTGGCGTTGCGTCTCACTAA
- a CDS encoding YdcF family protein has product MSRVILVLGSPNDNQGRLSDIAISRCQAALWQYQLRPDSKVLLTGGFGEHFNQTNTAHALYCQAYLIDHGMPNSAFTDIALSRFTFEDAILSKPIVEEHGFRELCLVTSEFHLPRARLIFSQIFAAQILTYVAATTSCSAAELERLKQHELSVMDREKANLAALK; this is encoded by the coding sequence ATGAGTCGCGTTATTCTTGTATTAGGTTCGCCTAACGATAACCAAGGCCGTCTTTCTGATATTGCGATATCGCGCTGCCAAGCAGCGCTTTGGCAATATCAATTACGTCCAGACAGTAAAGTACTGCTCACTGGTGGCTTTGGTGAGCATTTTAACCAAACTAACACCGCCCACGCTCTTTATTGTCAGGCTTACCTTATTGACCACGGCATGCCTAACAGCGCCTTTACCGATATTGCCCTTAGCCGCTTCACATTTGAAGATGCCATACTGTCGAAGCCTATCGTTGAGGAGCATGGCTTTAGAGAGCTTTGCCTTGTCACGTCAGAGTTTCATTTGCCTAGAGCAAGGCTTATTTTTAGCCAAATTTTTGCAGCGCAGATACTGACTTATGTGGCGGCAACAACGTCATGTTCAGCAGCCGAGCTTGAGCGACTCAAGCAACATGAGTTATCAGTGATGGATAGAGAAAAGGCCAACCTTGCTGCGCTAAAATAA
- a CDS encoding ExbD/TolR family protein: MISAGKDESAQSFGLDLTPLIDIIFIVLVFLLLTANTQLLSLPVDVPTETDSSLSALSQDRHIGINVLQSEPHWALDGQSYSDFNAFEAAFTQAFKANPKAKVVIAADKTAPVQPLMTVLAAMQRQNITNTQILMEP, from the coding sequence ATGATCAGTGCAGGCAAGGATGAAAGTGCCCAGAGCTTTGGCTTAGATCTGACGCCGCTTATCGACATTATCTTTATTGTACTGGTGTTTTTATTGCTAACCGCTAACACCCAGCTACTGAGCTTACCGGTTGATGTGCCGACTGAAACCGACTCAAGCCTAAGCGCGCTTTCCCAAGACCGTCATATTGGAATCAATGTGCTGCAGAGTGAGCCACACTGGGCTCTTGATGGCCAAAGTTATAGCGACTTTAATGCCTTTGAAGCGGCATTTACTCAAGCTTTTAAGGCTAACCCAAAAGCTAAGGTAGTTATTGCCGCCGACAAAACAGCCCCAGTACAGCCCTTAATGACAGTTTTAGCCGCCATGCAGCGCCAAAATATTACTAATACCCAAATTTTGATGGAGCCCTAA
- a CDS encoding MotA/TolQ/ExbB proton channel family protein, with the protein MYQPLYQQLIEQLGYLSWPLFICAFLGLMIILERLALLLYELPKRDSWLTQLRQQARSATPEQRQQLMTQISQGRSMLAKGTALLLSHGEQSRAMREEIVSLWLVKQKSKLLSGLKILHIIGVITPLLGLLGTVLGLIEMFNQLGLSDGPVTPSQLASGLGLAMNTTAAGLIIAVPAITMAHLFTLWAERRCNKLAHALNLLNLWLDGFDQALSIGTDSAAQLCSKAATCKEASCQSQAAELNKEAELNKTPLTGLSS; encoded by the coding sequence ATGTATCAACCCTTATATCAACAACTCATCGAGCAGCTTGGCTACTTAAGCTGGCCGTTATTTATCTGCGCTTTCTTAGGCCTGATGATTATTCTAGAGCGTTTAGCACTGCTGCTCTATGAGCTGCCAAAGCGTGATAGCTGGTTAACTCAGCTCCGCCAACAGGCCCGCAGCGCAACCCCAGAGCAAAGACAACAGTTGATGACTCAAATAAGCCAAGGTCGCAGCATGCTAGCCAAGGGCACAGCCTTGTTATTGAGCCACGGCGAACAGTCACGCGCCATGCGCGAAGAGATTGTTTCACTCTGGCTCGTTAAGCAAAAAAGTAAGCTGCTTTCGGGTTTAAAAATTTTACACATCATAGGTGTGATCACCCCACTTCTTGGTTTACTGGGCACGGTTTTGGGGCTAATCGAGATGTTTAATCAGCTTGGGTTGTCAGATGGCCCGGTAACACCATCACAACTGGCATCGGGTCTTGGTCTTGCGATGAACACCACTGCCGCTGGCCTTATTATCGCCGTGCCTGCTATCACCATGGCGCACCTATTTACCCTTTGGGCCGAGCGTCGCTGCAACAAGTTAGCCCATGCACTTAACTTATTAAATCTTTGGCTAGACGGCTTCGATCAAGCCCTGAGTATCGGCACTGATTCAGCGGCTCAGTTGTGCTCAAAAGCGGCTACCTGCAAAGAAGCTAGCTGCCAGTCTCAAGCTGCTGAGCTAAATAAAGAAGCCGAGCTAAATAAAACACCTTTGACAGGTTTGTCATCATGA
- a CDS encoding dihydrofolate reductase family protein, whose translation MANIVYIATSLDGFIADKDNKVDWLHDIPNPDGLDLGFGDFMARIDALVMGRNTLEIVLNFGIDWPYNKPVFVLSNTLTNVPAGLEDKVFLVNGPLPQVIKQLNDQGYNNLYIDGGKTIQGFLQQDLIDEMIITTIPVLLGGGISLFGELASPLKFKHAKAERLLDCLVQNTFLRQR comes from the coding sequence ATGGCAAATATTGTATATATCGCCACTAGCCTTGATGGCTTCATTGCCGATAAAGATAACAAGGTAGACTGGCTACATGACATTCCAAATCCTGATGGATTAGATCTTGGGTTTGGCGACTTTATGGCGCGTATTGATGCGCTCGTGATGGGACGTAATACGCTAGAGATTGTACTGAATTTTGGCATTGACTGGCCCTATAATAAGCCAGTATTTGTGCTCAGCAATACGTTAACTAATGTACCGGCAGGCCTAGAAGACAAAGTGTTTTTAGTTAATGGCCCCTTGCCGCAAGTGATTAAACAGCTCAACGACCAAGGTTACAACAACCTCTATATTGATGGCGGCAAAACCATTCAAGGCTTCCTACAGCAGGACTTAATCGATGAAATGATTATTACCACTATTCCAGTCTTACTCGGCGGCGGTATATCACTATTTGGCGAGCTGGCGTCACCACTTAAGTTTAAGCATGCTAAGGCCGAACGCTTACTCGATTGTTTAGTACAAAACACTTTTCTAAGACAGAGATAG
- a CDS encoding heme ABC transporter ATP-binding protein yields the protein MINQLEQANQSSTTALQVSDLSVRIGHKSVLTDINLKIKAGQVTALLGPNGAGKSTLLKSLCQDVEIEAGNIEVYGKSLTDWNRQLLAKSLAVLPQHASLTFPFKVREVVEMGLYPLSLNQQQGKRLVGDQLEQVALSHLKERSYPTLSGGEKQRVQLARVLTQLAQSDKPPILLLDEPTSALDLAQQHRVLGLARNLAHEHNYAVIVVLHDLNQASRYADRLVVLENGCIVSDGIPSETLTPETIRQVWHYDPVVVMEPGKQTPLLF from the coding sequence ATGATAAATCAACTAGAACAAGCTAATCAGAGCAGTACAACCGCGCTACAAGTGAGTGATTTATCGGTGCGTATCGGCCATAAATCGGTGCTCACGGATATCAACCTGAAAATTAAAGCTGGCCAGGTTACCGCCCTACTTGGCCCCAATGGCGCAGGCAAGTCTACGTTACTGAAAAGCCTTTGCCAGGACGTTGAGATTGAGGCTGGCAACATTGAAGTTTACGGCAAATCCCTCACCGATTGGAATAGACAACTACTGGCTAAGTCCTTAGCGGTTTTGCCACAACATGCCTCACTCACCTTTCCGTTTAAAGTGCGTGAAGTGGTTGAAATGGGGCTCTACCCGTTATCCCTTAATCAACAACAAGGCAAAAGGCTTGTTGGTGACCAACTTGAGCAGGTAGCACTGTCACACTTAAAAGAGCGTAGCTACCCCACCCTTTCTGGCGGAGAAAAGCAGCGAGTCCAGTTAGCTCGCGTGCTGACTCAACTGGCTCAATCAGATAAGCCGCCCATATTGCTGTTAGACGAACCCACATCAGCGCTAGATCTTGCCCAGCAACATAGAGTGCTAGGTTTGGCTCGCAACCTCGCCCATGAACATAACTATGCCGTGATTGTAGTTTTACATGATTTGAATCAGGCGTCGCGATACGCCGATAGATTAGTGGTGCTCGAAAATGGCTGCATAGTCAGTGACGGGATCCCCAGCGAAACCTTAACGCCTGAAACGATTAGACAGGTTTGGCATTACGATCCGGTTGTGGTGATGGAACCTGGTAAGCAAACGCCGCTACTGTTTTAG
- a CDS encoding LysR family transcriptional regulator, translated as MYSFEQLKIFVTVCETGSFSAAARKLKRAQSGVSQAISNLEIAINQELFNRDKNTPVLTENAKALLPIAYSILHQQQYFDQKIESLTKADEHQLVIAIDESLMNGDFVKILTPLADKFPITHIELISASTFDVEELVRKGKAQVGIVYADGELKVDMDFFVLGQARFLTVASPMHALAALPVVHDSDLKAHRQCVHRSAKQKELWFSYGISSAMWYANTHQILLELVDNGIGWAVVPELLVKERIKQSSLVALPVAHEYNGWLTAVGCLVSRSHGSGPVLESLIARLQEYFFNRADWQLRE; from the coding sequence ATGTATAGTTTTGAGCAGTTGAAAATCTTTGTCACTGTATGTGAAACCGGCTCTTTTTCAGCTGCGGCGCGCAAATTAAAGCGCGCACAATCTGGGGTGAGTCAGGCTATTTCAAACTTAGAGATCGCAATTAATCAGGAGTTGTTTAATCGCGATAAAAACACGCCTGTGTTAACTGAAAATGCCAAAGCGCTATTGCCAATCGCTTATTCAATCCTGCACCAGCAGCAGTACTTTGATCAAAAAATCGAATCACTGACAAAAGCCGATGAACATCAATTGGTGATAGCGATTGATGAAAGCTTGATGAATGGGGATTTTGTGAAAATTCTAACCCCCTTAGCCGATAAGTTTCCTATTACTCACATTGAGCTGATTAGTGCCTCGACCTTTGATGTTGAGGAGTTAGTCCGTAAAGGCAAAGCCCAAGTGGGAATTGTATATGCTGATGGTGAGTTAAAAGTCGATATGGATTTCTTTGTGCTGGGGCAAGCAAGATTTTTAACTGTTGCCTCACCTATGCATGCGCTAGCGGCATTGCCAGTGGTTCATGACTCGGATCTTAAAGCGCATCGCCAGTGTGTGCATCGCAGTGCTAAACAAAAAGAGCTTTGGTTTAGCTATGGGATCAGCAGTGCGATGTGGTACGCCAATACTCACCAAATTTTGCTGGAGTTAGTCGATAATGGCATAGGCTGGGCCGTTGTACCTGAGCTGCTGGTAAAAGAGCGTATCAAGCAATCTAGCCTAGTGGCGCTACCGGTTGCGCATGAATATAACGGCTGGCTAACAGCTGTGGGCTGCTTAGTGTCAAGGAGTCATGGCTCAGGCCCGGTATTAGAAAGCTTGATTGCGCGGCTACAGGAGTATTTCTTTAACCGTGCCGATTGGCAGCTGCGAGAATAA
- a CDS encoding heme/hemin ABC transporter substrate-binding protein — MLNKILKQTIASAALCSMLTLSHSALAHDDHTHDKVANKTGAANQTESARVVSAGAGVTELVFALNAGNELVAVDSTSQLPKGHNEVAKLGYHRMLSAEGILALSPNLVLGTDAMGPKATLDVLSGANVKVIQLPDAHTQAQLLSNIDEMGKLLNRENQAKTLQNQVNQSFTKIEKKQQQIAQQGDAPKVLFLLLQADRPARVGGDDTAADIIIKLAGGKNIAGFSGYKSVSQEGILSLQPDVILISNRSDKAIESPIDDLLKQMPLLEHTPAGKNKHIQSLKPQALLGGLGLSAIEAADKLASDFINVNQY; from the coding sequence ATGCTAAACAAGATCTTGAAACAAACCATTGCCAGCGCTGCGCTATGTTCAATGCTGACCTTGAGTCACTCTGCACTCGCCCATGACGACCACACTCATGATAAGGTCGCTAACAAAACAGGAGCCGCTAACCAGACAGAAAGCGCTCGTGTAGTCAGTGCTGGCGCTGGGGTAACAGAATTAGTCTTTGCGCTTAATGCGGGCAATGAGTTAGTGGCCGTCGACTCCACCAGCCAACTCCCTAAAGGTCACAATGAAGTAGCAAAGTTAGGCTACCACCGCATGCTGAGCGCCGAAGGGATTTTAGCGCTTTCGCCTAATCTAGTTCTTGGTACAGACGCCATGGGACCAAAGGCGACCCTTGACGTGCTAAGCGGCGCAAATGTCAAAGTGATCCAGCTCCCTGATGCCCACACTCAAGCTCAGTTACTCAGTAACATCGATGAAATGGGTAAATTGCTCAACCGCGAAAATCAGGCGAAAACACTACAAAATCAAGTTAACCAATCGTTTACCAAAATAGAGAAAAAACAACAGCAAATAGCTCAGCAAGGCGATGCACCTAAAGTGTTATTTTTACTGCTTCAAGCAGACAGACCAGCTCGTGTTGGCGGCGATGATACCGCGGCTGACATCATTATTAAGCTAGCTGGTGGCAAAAATATCGCCGGTTTTAGCGGATATAAATCTGTGTCTCAAGAAGGGATATTGTCACTGCAGCCTGACGTAATTTTAATCTCTAATCGCTCTGACAAAGCAATCGAAAGCCCAATTGATGATCTGCTGAAACAGATGCCACTGCTTGAGCATACGCCTGCTGGTAAAAATAAGCATATTCAATCGCTAAAGCCACAGGCGCTGCTAGGCGGCTTAGGTTTAAGCGCCATCGAAGCTGCCGACAAGTTAGCTAGCGACTTTATTAACGTAAACCAGTACTAA
- the torC gene encoding pentaheme c-type cytochrome TorC → MRWLLNIWRTLTKPAKYLTLGSIGISAFLMGIIFWGGFNTALEATNTEEFCISCHSMESKPYQELQQTVHFSNHSGVRATCPDCHVPHNYGRKIARKLEASHDVYGWLFNTVNTPEKFEAKRLEMASREWKRFDRDKSAACKNCHQYDSMKWDSMSKLAVKQMKRAAELDQSCVDCHKGIAHKLPEMGTARAPELIAEVGRGVSGVQVGQTYFTALTKPLFFNDKTDVEAGTLNIATKVKILEVKGNRAKIGIDGWRKKIGAGRVIYYDFGLNILSAQLTKDAALEEGVIKTFEEKEDPMTGLKWQRVEADIWTETDYLLTDLQPLWDYARSTYSTACSVCHTQPAEAHFDANTWPGMFQGMIAFVNMDQDTQALVQKYLQEHSSTFDKSAH, encoded by the coding sequence ATGAGATGGTTACTTAACATCTGGCGCACACTGACTAAACCAGCTAAATACCTAACCTTAGGAAGTATTGGTATTTCTGCCTTTCTAATGGGAATTATCTTCTGGGGTGGCTTTAACACTGCACTTGAAGCAACGAATACAGAAGAGTTCTGTATCAGCTGTCACAGTATGGAAAGCAAGCCTTACCAAGAGCTCCAACAGACTGTACATTTTTCAAACCATTCAGGTGTGCGTGCAACTTGCCCAGACTGTCACGTACCGCATAACTATGGCCGTAAGATAGCGCGTAAGTTAGAAGCTTCTCACGACGTATACGGTTGGTTGTTTAACACCGTCAATACACCTGAGAAGTTTGAAGCTAAGCGTCTTGAAATGGCAAGCCGTGAGTGGAAACGTTTTGACCGTGATAAGTCTGCAGCATGTAAAAACTGTCACCAGTACGACTCTATGAAGTGGGACAGCATGTCTAAGCTTGCAGTTAAGCAAATGAAGCGCGCTGCTGAGTTAGATCAAAGCTGTGTGGATTGCCACAAAGGTATTGCTCACAAGCTACCAGAAATGGGTACCGCTCGTGCTCCAGAGTTGATTGCCGAAGTGGGTCGTGGCGTAAGTGGTGTTCAAGTGGGTCAAACTTACTTCACAGCATTAACCAAGCCATTATTCTTCAACGATAAAACTGACGTTGAAGCCGGCACATTAAACATTGCGACTAAGGTGAAAATCTTAGAAGTAAAAGGTAACCGTGCCAAGATTGGTATCGATGGCTGGAGAAAGAAAATCGGTGCAGGCCGCGTGATCTACTATGACTTTGGCTTAAACATTCTTTCGGCTCAGTTAACTAAAGACGCTGCGCTAGAAGAAGGTGTGATTAAGACATTCGAAGAGAAAGAAGATCCAATGACAGGCCTTAAGTGGCAGCGTGTAGAAGCGGACATTTGGACGGAAACTGACTACTTGCTAACGGATCTACAACCACTATGGGATTACGCTCGTAGTACATACAGCACAGCATGTAGCGTATGTCACACCCAGCCAGCTGAAGCACACTTTGACGCCAACACATGGCCAGGTATGTTCCAAGGCATGATCGCATTCGTCAACATGGATCAAGATACCCAAGCTTTGGTACAGAAATATTTACAAGAGCATTCATCAACTTTCGATAAGTCGGCTCACTAA
- the hutW gene encoding heme anaerobic degradation radical SAM methyltransferase ChuW/HutW: MILTPSMTGIASPDPLQHAFKVKSAPHAGRSGSRPVFLEPQQWHQWWQQPSQATERALYIHIPFCRKRCTFCNFFENGTNPERISRYIKNLTQQLHIAADTPLAQSRGFNTVYVGGGTPTDISSDEVKQLGEAISRFPLVDNAEVTLEGRLNGFDDDKWHNATANGFNRFSFGVQSFDTQVRQAAGRFDDKDFLLNRLQQLSQHPSASIVIDLIFGLPGQTLDVWQQDLQAVIDSGVHGVDLYQLIGLSGTRIEHAREKGKILGTALSEFQADSQTRAKMYASGANHFEAQNWQRLSSCHWRRDSRERSVYNSLAKSGIEILPFGAGAGGSIHGHGCMNGRDLKKWHQAHDEVTSPNELIANDSIATEPMANAPVQVPGMLMSPNPSASLDAIFKRGLDGGKLNLSLLPSAMALHLSPLFSAWQNNGLAELVQDQLTLTLAGRFWNVNMQTGLFEFLAENPLTSETSSQQTHSVHAIAS; the protein is encoded by the coding sequence ATGATTTTAACGCCAAGCATGACAGGCATTGCTAGCCCAGATCCGTTGCAACATGCCTTTAAGGTTAAAAGTGCGCCCCACGCTGGTCGCAGTGGAAGCCGTCCCGTGTTTCTTGAGCCACAGCAGTGGCACCAATGGTGGCAGCAGCCAAGCCAAGCCACTGAACGCGCGCTATATATCCATATTCCTTTTTGCCGCAAACGTTGTACTTTCTGTAACTTTTTTGAGAACGGTACCAATCCAGAGCGGATCAGTCGTTACATTAAAAATCTTACCCAGCAGCTTCATATTGCCGCCGACACGCCACTGGCACAAAGCCGTGGGTTTAATACCGTCTATGTGGGCGGTGGCACACCAACCGATATCAGTAGCGATGAAGTCAAACAGCTAGGTGAGGCCATCAGCCGATTTCCGTTAGTAGACAATGCCGAAGTGACATTAGAAGGTCGACTCAACGGCTTCGATGACGATAAATGGCATAACGCCACCGCTAACGGCTTTAACCGTTTTTCCTTTGGTGTGCAGAGCTTTGATACTCAAGTACGCCAAGCCGCTGGCCGCTTTGACGATAAAGATTTTTTACTTAACCGATTGCAGCAGCTTAGCCAGCACCCAAGTGCCAGTATCGTCATTGATTTGATTTTTGGCTTACCCGGCCAGACCTTAGATGTTTGGCAGCAAGACTTACAAGCGGTTATCGACAGCGGCGTACATGGAGTGGATCTCTATCAGCTAATTGGTTTGAGCGGGACTCGCATCGAACATGCTCGTGAAAAAGGCAAAATACTCGGTACAGCGCTAAGTGAGTTTCAAGCCGACAGCCAAACTCGCGCCAAAATGTATGCTAGTGGCGCAAACCACTTTGAGGCGCAAAACTGGCAGCGGTTATCGAGCTGCCATTGGCGTCGAGATAGTCGCGAGCGTAGCGTTTATAATAGTTTGGCAAAAAGTGGGATTGAGATCTTACCCTTTGGCGCTGGAGCTGGCGGCAGTATTCATGGCCATGGCTGTATGAACGGCCGAGACTTAAAAAAATGGCACCAAGCTCATGATGAAGTCACCTCCCCAAATGAGCTAATAGCAAATGACTCAATAGCAACTGAGCCAATGGCAAATGCGCCAGTACAGGTGCCGGGCATGCTAATGAGCCCTAATCCGTCGGCTAGCTTAGATGCTATTTTCAAGCGAGGCTTAGATGGCGGTAAGTTAAATCTCAGCTTATTGCCCAGCGCTATGGCGCTACATTTATCGCCTCTATTTAGCGCTTGGCAAAACAATGGCTTAGCCGAGTTAGTGCAAGACCAGCTCACGCTGACCTTAGCGGGACGTTTTTGGAACGTAAATATGCAAACTGGTTTATTTGAGTTTCTTGCTGAAAATCCACTGACGTCTGAAACTAGCAGCCAGCAGACTCACTCGGTTCACGCCATAGCAAGCTAG
- a CDS encoding FecCD family ABC transporter permease: MDNRRWLWPSLLAALVITSLMSVSIGPLQISPSVSFHAVMNWAMQLDIGSVAPHEQLVINNVRLPRTLLALAVGAVLAQCGAVMQGLFRNPLADPGIIGVSSGAALGAAICIVLIPQGGEYMVALSAFIAGLATTLIVYRLASSPSGTSVVLLLLSGVAIAALAGAGIGLLTYMADDMALRDLTLWQMGSIAGAQWHYVLLSLVALALVSWQFNSSAKALNALLLGEAEARHLGLDVDKLKLKLIILCAIGVGISVAATGIIGFIGLVVPHLVRMMVGPDHKQLLPLSAMLGAAMLALADIGARSLVAPSELPVGLVTALLGAPFFIVLLLKQRHRLI, translated from the coding sequence ATGGATAATCGTCGTTGGCTTTGGCCCAGTTTACTCGCCGCTCTGGTGATAACCAGCCTGATGTCTGTCAGCATAGGTCCACTACAAATTAGCCCATCGGTTAGCTTTCATGCCGTGATGAATTGGGCGATGCAGCTAGATATAGGCAGCGTGGCGCCCCATGAGCAGCTAGTGATCAATAATGTGCGTTTACCACGCACTTTATTGGCGCTTGCTGTGGGAGCAGTATTAGCCCAATGCGGCGCGGTAATGCAGGGGTTATTTAGAAACCCGCTGGCAGATCCCGGCATTATCGGCGTTTCATCGGGTGCAGCCTTGGGCGCAGCCATCTGTATTGTGCTAATTCCTCAAGGTGGCGAATACATGGTTGCACTTAGCGCCTTTATCGCCGGCCTAGCGACCACCTTAATAGTGTATCGCCTTGCTAGCAGTCCCAGTGGTACCTCTGTGGTATTACTACTGTTATCGGGTGTCGCCATTGCAGCGCTTGCTGGTGCGGGGATCGGGCTATTAACTTATATGGCAGACGATATGGCACTTAGGGATCTGACACTATGGCAGATGGGCTCAATTGCCGGAGCTCAGTGGCATTACGTGCTATTAAGCTTAGTCGCGCTGGCACTTGTCAGCTGGCAGTTTAACTCCAGCGCAAAGGCGCTTAATGCCCTGTTACTTGGAGAAGCTGAAGCCCGCCATTTAGGCCTAGATGTCGATAAACTAAAGCTGAAACTCATCATACTGTGCGCTATTGGTGTGGGGATTTCGGTGGCGGCAACCGGGATTATTGGCTTTATTGGTTTAGTGGTGCCGCATCTTGTACGCATGATGGTAGGGCCGGATCATAAACAACTATTGCCACTGAGCGCCATGCTAGGCGCTGCAATGTTGGCACTTGCTGACATTGGCGCTCGCTCTTTAGTGGCGCCATCAGAGCTGCCCGTCGGCTTAGTCACCGCTTTGCTCGGTGCGCCCTTCTTTATCGTGTTGCTGTTAAAGCAGCGCCACCGATTAATATAA